In Falco cherrug isolate bFalChe1 chromosome 5, bFalChe1.pri, whole genome shotgun sequence, one DNA window encodes the following:
- the ATP6V0A4 gene encoding V-type proton ATPase 116 kDa subunit a 4 isoform X1: MASVFRSEEMSLMQLFLQVEAAYCCVAELGELGLVQFRDLNVNVNSFQRKFVNEVRRCESLERILRFLENEMEDNVEIVKLEKYPETPLPREMIDMETMLEKLEAELLEANQNQQTLKQNFLELTELRHLLKKTQDFFEAETNLPDDFFSEDTSGLLELRSTPAAAAAKLGFTAGVIKRERMIPFERLLWRACRGNIYLRYTEMDTPLEDPVTREEVKKNVFIIFYQGEQLKQKIRKICDGFRATVYPCPESATERREMLDGVNTRIEDLNTVITQTESHRQRLLHEAAANLWSWGIKVKKIKAIYYILNYCNIDVTQQCVIAEIWFPVADAGRIKKALHQGMERSGSTIAPILTAIHTRMAPPTFNRTNKFTAGFQNIVDAYGVGNYREMNPAPYTIITFPFLFAVMFGDCGHGAVMLGFALWMVINEKSLLAQKSTNEIWNTFFSGRYLILLMGIFSMYTGFIYNDCFSKSINIFGSSWHVIPMFKNSTWNKDVLLDNMVLQLDPAVPGVYSGNPYPFGIDPIWNIASNKLTFLNSYKMKMSVVIGIVHMIFGVILSLFNHIYFKKYINIILQFIPEMIFIISLFGYLVFMIIFKWCHFDVHSSQSAPSILIHFINMFLFNYGDTSNAPLYLHQKEVQSFLVIFALIAVPWMLLIKPFILRANHQKAQRMIQSQAISGNPGGENEVDVPETSSSKKGSHGDNSGGHEGHDDDEEFDFGDTFVHQAIHTIEYCLGCISNTASYLRLWALSLAHAQLSEVLWTMVMHNGFNNSGWAGLIVIFIIFAAFAVLTVAILLVMEGLSAFLHALRLHCTSSVAPQKSEANGSLLHSSDQVLLSYGHSPTE; the protein is encoded by the exons ATGGCCTCGGTCTTCAGGAGCGAGGAAATGAGCCTGATGCAGCTCTTCCTGCAGGTGGAGGCTGCCTACTGCTGCGTGGCCGAACTTGGGGAGCTGGGTCTGGTCCAGTTCAGAGAT CTAAATGTGAATGTCAACAGCTTCCAGAGAAAGTTTGTGAATGAAGTGAGAAGGTGCGAATCCTTGGAGAGGATCCTGC GTTTTCTGGAAAATGAGATGGAAGACAACGTTGAAATAGTCAAACTAGAAAAGTACCCAGAGACCCCCCTGCCTCGGGAAATGATTGATATGGAG accatgctggagaaacttgaagctgagctgctggaagcAAACCAGAACCAGCAAACACTGAAGCAGAACTTCCTTGAGCTGACAGAGCTCAGacatctgctgaagaaaaccCAGGACTTCTTTGAG GCAGAAACCAATCTGCCAGAtgattttttcagtgaagacacATCTGGACTGCTGGAGCTGAGAagcactcctgctgctgcagctgccaagCTGGG ATTCACAGCAGGGGTAATAAAGAGGGAAAGGATGATACCCTTTGAGCGTTTACTGTGGCGAGCCTGCAGGGGAAACATCTACCTGAGGTACACTGAAATGGACACCCCCCTGGAGGACCCTGTGACA AGAGAAGAGGTGAAGAAGAACGTGTTCATTATCTTCTATCAAGGAGAGCAGCTTAAACAAAAGATCAGGAAGATTTGTGATGG ATTTCGTGCCACCGTCTATCCCTGTCCAGAGTCTGCCACCGAGCGCCGGGAAATGCTTGATGGAGTCAACACAAGGATCGAGGATTTAAACACA GTGATAACCCAAACCGAGTCCCACCGCCAGCGACTGCTGCATGAGGCAGCAGCCAACTTGTGGTCCTGGGGGATTAAGGTGAAGAAAATCAAGGCCATCTACTACATCCTGAATTATTGTAACATTGACGTCACTCAGCAGTGCGTCATTGCAGAGATCTGGTTCCCAGTGGCTGATGCTGGCCGGATAAAAAAAGCTCTCCATCAGGGAATG GAGCGCAGTGGCTCTACTATCGCCCCTATCCTTACTGCTATACACACCAGGATGGCACCACCCACCTTCAACAGGACCAACAAGTTCACAGCTGGATTTCAGAACATAGTGGATGCATATGGTGTGGGCAACTACAGGGAGATGAACCCAG ctccATATACTATCATTACCTTCCCCTTCTTGTTTGCGGTGATGTTTGGGGACTGTGGCCATGGTGCTGTCATGCTGGGCTTTGCACTCTGGATGGTCATTAATGAGAAGAGCCTTCTGGCCCAGAAAAGCACTAATGAG ATCTGGAACACCTTTTTCAGCGGGCGCTACCTGATCTTGCTTATGGGCATATTCTCCATGTACACTGGCTTCATCTACAACGACTGCTTCTCCAAATCCATTAACATCTTTGGCTCTTCCTGGCATGTCATCCCCATGTTTAAAAATAGCACTTGGAA taaGGATGTGCTTCTGGACAATATGGTGCTGCAGTTGGATCCAGCAGTCCCAGGAGTCTACTCTGGAAATCCATATCCATTTGGAATAGATCCg ATCTGGAACATTGCATCCAACAAGCTGACTTTCCTGAACTCCTACAAAATGAAGATGTCAGTTGTCATAGGGATTGTGCATATGATTTTTGGGGTGATACTCAGTCTCTTCAACCACAT TTACTTCAAGAAATACATAAACATTATCCTTCAGTTCATTCCAGAGATGATTTTTATTATCTCTCTTTTTGGCTACCTGGTCTTCATGATTATTTTCAAATGGTGTCATTTTGATGTCCACTCATCCCAGAGTGCACCAAGCATCCTCATCCACTTCATCAATATGTTTTTGTTCAATTATGGTGACACTTCAAATGCTCCATTATATCTGCATCAG aaAGAAGTGCAGAGTTTCTTGGTCATATTTGCTCTGATTGCTGTTCCCTGGATGCTTTTAATTAAACCTTTCATCCTCCGAGCCAACCACCAGAAAGCACAGCGCATG attCAGTCTCAAGCCATCTCAGGAAACCCTGGAGGTGAAAATGAGGTAGATGTTCCAGAGACCAGTTCCTCCAAGAAAGGTTCCCATGGAGACAACAGTGGTGGTCATGAAGGacatgatgatgatgaagag TTTGATTTTGGAGACACATTTGTCCACCAAGCTATCCATACCATTGAATACTGCCTTGGCTGCATCTCCAACACAGCATCCTACTTGCGGCTCTGGGCATTGAGCTTAGCCCATGCAC aaTTGTCAGAGGTCCTTTGGACCATGGTGATGCACAATGGATTCAACAACAGTGGCTGGGCTGGCCTCATCGTCATCTTCATTATCtttgcagcatttgcagtgCTAACGGTAGCCATCCTGCTTGTAATGGAGGGGCTCTCAGCCTTCCTGCATGCCTTGCGTCTGCACTG CACATCATCAGTGGCACCGCAGAAGAGTGAAGCCAATGGATCGCTGCTTCACTCCTCAGACCAGGTTCTACTTTCTTATGGTCACTCACCCACGGAGTAG
- the ATP6V0A4 gene encoding V-type proton ATPase 116 kDa subunit a 4 isoform X3: protein MASVFRSEEMSLMQLFLQVEAAYCCVAELGELGLVQFRDLNVNVNSFQRKFVNEVRRCESLERILRFLENEMEDNVEIVKLEKYPETPLPREMIDMETMLEKLEAELLEANQNQQTLKQNFLELTELRHLLKKTQDFFEAETNLPDDFFSEDTSGLLELRSTPAAAAAKLGFTAGVIKRERMIPFERLLWRACRGNIYLRYTEMDTPLEDPVTREEVKKNVFIIFYQGEQLKQKIRKICDGFRATVYPCPESATERREMLDGVNTRIEDLNTVITQTESHRQRLLHEAAANLWSWGIKVKKIKAIYYILNYCNIDVTQQCVIAEIWFPVADAGRIKKALHQGMERSGSTIAPILTAIHTRMAPPTFNRTNKFTAGFQNIVDAYGVGNYREMNPAPYTIITFPFLFAVMFGDCGHGAVMLGFALWMVINEKSLLAQKSTNEIWNTFFSGRYLILLMGIFSMYTGFIYNDCFSKSINIFGSSWHVIPMFKNSTWNKDVLLDNMVLQLDPAVPGVYSGNPYPFGIDPKEVQSFLVIFALIAVPWMLLIKPFILRANHQKAQRMIQSQAISGNPGGENEVDVPETSSSKKGSHGDNSGGHEGHDDDEEFDFGDTFVHQAIHTIEYCLGCISNTASYLRLWALSLAHAQLSEVLWTMVMHNGFNNSGWAGLIVIFIIFAAFAVLTVAILLVMEGLSAFLHALRLHCTSSVAPQKSEANGSLLHSSDQVLLSYGHSPTE, encoded by the exons ATGGCCTCGGTCTTCAGGAGCGAGGAAATGAGCCTGATGCAGCTCTTCCTGCAGGTGGAGGCTGCCTACTGCTGCGTGGCCGAACTTGGGGAGCTGGGTCTGGTCCAGTTCAGAGAT CTAAATGTGAATGTCAACAGCTTCCAGAGAAAGTTTGTGAATGAAGTGAGAAGGTGCGAATCCTTGGAGAGGATCCTGC GTTTTCTGGAAAATGAGATGGAAGACAACGTTGAAATAGTCAAACTAGAAAAGTACCCAGAGACCCCCCTGCCTCGGGAAATGATTGATATGGAG accatgctggagaaacttgaagctgagctgctggaagcAAACCAGAACCAGCAAACACTGAAGCAGAACTTCCTTGAGCTGACAGAGCTCAGacatctgctgaagaaaaccCAGGACTTCTTTGAG GCAGAAACCAATCTGCCAGAtgattttttcagtgaagacacATCTGGACTGCTGGAGCTGAGAagcactcctgctgctgcagctgccaagCTGGG ATTCACAGCAGGGGTAATAAAGAGGGAAAGGATGATACCCTTTGAGCGTTTACTGTGGCGAGCCTGCAGGGGAAACATCTACCTGAGGTACACTGAAATGGACACCCCCCTGGAGGACCCTGTGACA AGAGAAGAGGTGAAGAAGAACGTGTTCATTATCTTCTATCAAGGAGAGCAGCTTAAACAAAAGATCAGGAAGATTTGTGATGG ATTTCGTGCCACCGTCTATCCCTGTCCAGAGTCTGCCACCGAGCGCCGGGAAATGCTTGATGGAGTCAACACAAGGATCGAGGATTTAAACACA GTGATAACCCAAACCGAGTCCCACCGCCAGCGACTGCTGCATGAGGCAGCAGCCAACTTGTGGTCCTGGGGGATTAAGGTGAAGAAAATCAAGGCCATCTACTACATCCTGAATTATTGTAACATTGACGTCACTCAGCAGTGCGTCATTGCAGAGATCTGGTTCCCAGTGGCTGATGCTGGCCGGATAAAAAAAGCTCTCCATCAGGGAATG GAGCGCAGTGGCTCTACTATCGCCCCTATCCTTACTGCTATACACACCAGGATGGCACCACCCACCTTCAACAGGACCAACAAGTTCACAGCTGGATTTCAGAACATAGTGGATGCATATGGTGTGGGCAACTACAGGGAGATGAACCCAG ctccATATACTATCATTACCTTCCCCTTCTTGTTTGCGGTGATGTTTGGGGACTGTGGCCATGGTGCTGTCATGCTGGGCTTTGCACTCTGGATGGTCATTAATGAGAAGAGCCTTCTGGCCCAGAAAAGCACTAATGAG ATCTGGAACACCTTTTTCAGCGGGCGCTACCTGATCTTGCTTATGGGCATATTCTCCATGTACACTGGCTTCATCTACAACGACTGCTTCTCCAAATCCATTAACATCTTTGGCTCTTCCTGGCATGTCATCCCCATGTTTAAAAATAGCACTTGGAA taaGGATGTGCTTCTGGACAATATGGTGCTGCAGTTGGATCCAGCAGTCCCAGGAGTCTACTCTGGAAATCCATATCCATTTGGAATAGATCCg aaAGAAGTGCAGAGTTTCTTGGTCATATTTGCTCTGATTGCTGTTCCCTGGATGCTTTTAATTAAACCTTTCATCCTCCGAGCCAACCACCAGAAAGCACAGCGCATG attCAGTCTCAAGCCATCTCAGGAAACCCTGGAGGTGAAAATGAGGTAGATGTTCCAGAGACCAGTTCCTCCAAGAAAGGTTCCCATGGAGACAACAGTGGTGGTCATGAAGGacatgatgatgatgaagag TTTGATTTTGGAGACACATTTGTCCACCAAGCTATCCATACCATTGAATACTGCCTTGGCTGCATCTCCAACACAGCATCCTACTTGCGGCTCTGGGCATTGAGCTTAGCCCATGCAC aaTTGTCAGAGGTCCTTTGGACCATGGTGATGCACAATGGATTCAACAACAGTGGCTGGGCTGGCCTCATCGTCATCTTCATTATCtttgcagcatttgcagtgCTAACGGTAGCCATCCTGCTTGTAATGGAGGGGCTCTCAGCCTTCCTGCATGCCTTGCGTCTGCACTG CACATCATCAGTGGCACCGCAGAAGAGTGAAGCCAATGGATCGCTGCTTCACTCCTCAGACCAGGTTCTACTTTCTTATGGTCACTCACCCACGGAGTAG
- the ATP6V0A4 gene encoding V-type proton ATPase 116 kDa subunit a 4 isoform X2 translates to MASVFRSEEMSLMQLFLQVEAAYCCVAELGELGLVQFRDLNVNVNSFQRKFVNEVRRCESLERILRFLENEMEDNVEIVKLEKYPETPLPREMIDMETMLEKLEAELLEANQNQQTLKQNFLELTELRHLLKKTQDFFEAETNLPDDFFSEDTSGLLELRSTPAAAAAKLGFTAGVIKRERMIPFERLLWRACRGNIYLRYTEMDTPLEDPVTREEVKKNVFIIFYQGEQLKQKIRKICDGFRATVYPCPESATERREMLDGVNTRIEDLNTVITQTESHRQRLLHEAAANLWSWGIKVKKIKAIYYILNYCNIDVTQQCVIAEIWFPVADAGRIKKALHQGMERSGSTIAPILTAIHTRMAPPTFNRTNKFTAGFQNIVDAYGVGNYREMNPAPYTIITFPFLFAVMFGDCGHGAVMLGFALWMVINEKSLLAQKSTNEIWNTFFSGRYLILLMGIFSMYTGFIYNDCFSKSINIFGSSWHVIPMFKNSTWNKDVLLDNMVLQLDPAVPGVYSGNPYPFGIDPIWNIASNKLTFLNSYKMKMSVVIGIVHMIFGVILSLFNHIYFKKYINIILQFIPEMIFIISLFGYLVFMIIFKWCHFDVHSSQSAPSILIHFINMFLFNYGDTSNAPLYLHQKEVQSFLVIFALIAVPWMLLIKPFILRANHQKAQRMIQSQAISGNPGGENEVDVPETSSSKKGSHGDNSGGHEGHDDDEEFDFGDTFVHQAIHTIEYCLGCISNTASYLRLWALSLAHAQLSEVLWTMVMHNGFNNSGWAGLIVIFIIFAAFAVLTVAILLVMEGLSAFLHALRLHWVEFQNKFYVGAGYKFSPFSFKHIISGTAEE, encoded by the exons ATGGCCTCGGTCTTCAGGAGCGAGGAAATGAGCCTGATGCAGCTCTTCCTGCAGGTGGAGGCTGCCTACTGCTGCGTGGCCGAACTTGGGGAGCTGGGTCTGGTCCAGTTCAGAGAT CTAAATGTGAATGTCAACAGCTTCCAGAGAAAGTTTGTGAATGAAGTGAGAAGGTGCGAATCCTTGGAGAGGATCCTGC GTTTTCTGGAAAATGAGATGGAAGACAACGTTGAAATAGTCAAACTAGAAAAGTACCCAGAGACCCCCCTGCCTCGGGAAATGATTGATATGGAG accatgctggagaaacttgaagctgagctgctggaagcAAACCAGAACCAGCAAACACTGAAGCAGAACTTCCTTGAGCTGACAGAGCTCAGacatctgctgaagaaaaccCAGGACTTCTTTGAG GCAGAAACCAATCTGCCAGAtgattttttcagtgaagacacATCTGGACTGCTGGAGCTGAGAagcactcctgctgctgcagctgccaagCTGGG ATTCACAGCAGGGGTAATAAAGAGGGAAAGGATGATACCCTTTGAGCGTTTACTGTGGCGAGCCTGCAGGGGAAACATCTACCTGAGGTACACTGAAATGGACACCCCCCTGGAGGACCCTGTGACA AGAGAAGAGGTGAAGAAGAACGTGTTCATTATCTTCTATCAAGGAGAGCAGCTTAAACAAAAGATCAGGAAGATTTGTGATGG ATTTCGTGCCACCGTCTATCCCTGTCCAGAGTCTGCCACCGAGCGCCGGGAAATGCTTGATGGAGTCAACACAAGGATCGAGGATTTAAACACA GTGATAACCCAAACCGAGTCCCACCGCCAGCGACTGCTGCATGAGGCAGCAGCCAACTTGTGGTCCTGGGGGATTAAGGTGAAGAAAATCAAGGCCATCTACTACATCCTGAATTATTGTAACATTGACGTCACTCAGCAGTGCGTCATTGCAGAGATCTGGTTCCCAGTGGCTGATGCTGGCCGGATAAAAAAAGCTCTCCATCAGGGAATG GAGCGCAGTGGCTCTACTATCGCCCCTATCCTTACTGCTATACACACCAGGATGGCACCACCCACCTTCAACAGGACCAACAAGTTCACAGCTGGATTTCAGAACATAGTGGATGCATATGGTGTGGGCAACTACAGGGAGATGAACCCAG ctccATATACTATCATTACCTTCCCCTTCTTGTTTGCGGTGATGTTTGGGGACTGTGGCCATGGTGCTGTCATGCTGGGCTTTGCACTCTGGATGGTCATTAATGAGAAGAGCCTTCTGGCCCAGAAAAGCACTAATGAG ATCTGGAACACCTTTTTCAGCGGGCGCTACCTGATCTTGCTTATGGGCATATTCTCCATGTACACTGGCTTCATCTACAACGACTGCTTCTCCAAATCCATTAACATCTTTGGCTCTTCCTGGCATGTCATCCCCATGTTTAAAAATAGCACTTGGAA taaGGATGTGCTTCTGGACAATATGGTGCTGCAGTTGGATCCAGCAGTCCCAGGAGTCTACTCTGGAAATCCATATCCATTTGGAATAGATCCg ATCTGGAACATTGCATCCAACAAGCTGACTTTCCTGAACTCCTACAAAATGAAGATGTCAGTTGTCATAGGGATTGTGCATATGATTTTTGGGGTGATACTCAGTCTCTTCAACCACAT TTACTTCAAGAAATACATAAACATTATCCTTCAGTTCATTCCAGAGATGATTTTTATTATCTCTCTTTTTGGCTACCTGGTCTTCATGATTATTTTCAAATGGTGTCATTTTGATGTCCACTCATCCCAGAGTGCACCAAGCATCCTCATCCACTTCATCAATATGTTTTTGTTCAATTATGGTGACACTTCAAATGCTCCATTATATCTGCATCAG aaAGAAGTGCAGAGTTTCTTGGTCATATTTGCTCTGATTGCTGTTCCCTGGATGCTTTTAATTAAACCTTTCATCCTCCGAGCCAACCACCAGAAAGCACAGCGCATG attCAGTCTCAAGCCATCTCAGGAAACCCTGGAGGTGAAAATGAGGTAGATGTTCCAGAGACCAGTTCCTCCAAGAAAGGTTCCCATGGAGACAACAGTGGTGGTCATGAAGGacatgatgatgatgaagag TTTGATTTTGGAGACACATTTGTCCACCAAGCTATCCATACCATTGAATACTGCCTTGGCTGCATCTCCAACACAGCATCCTACTTGCGGCTCTGGGCATTGAGCTTAGCCCATGCAC aaTTGTCAGAGGTCCTTTGGACCATGGTGATGCACAATGGATTCAACAACAGTGGCTGGGCTGGCCTCATCGTCATCTTCATTATCtttgcagcatttgcagtgCTAACGGTAGCCATCCTGCTTGTAATGGAGGGGCTCTCAGCCTTCCTGCATGCCTTGCGTCTGCACTG ggtTGAGTTCCAGAACAAGTTCTATGTGGGAGCTGGGTACAAATTTTCTCCGTTCTCCTTCAAGCACATCATCAGTGGCACCGCAGAAGAGTGA
- the TMEM213 gene encoding transmembrane protein 213 — translation MQRFPREPWAAFAALLFTTVLWYPCTAAEDISNVSTSSMLTTEYEAPCFNVNFCTQVAMCCPTGMDDYGWIAAAVGWSLWFLTLILLCVDKVMKLRPDEPKYLVA, via the exons ATGCAGCGCTTCCCCCGcgagccctgggcagccttcGCTGCGCTCCTCTTCACCACCGTGCTCTGGTATCCTTGCACAGCAg CTGAAGACATCTCCAATGTTTCAACAAGCTCCATGCTCACAACTGAGTACGAAGCACCATGCTTTA ACGTGAACTTCTGCACACAAGTGGCCATGTGCTGCCCGACAGGCATGGATGATTATGGATGGATCGCGGCGGCCGTCGGCTGGAGCCTCTGGTTTCTGACTCTCATCCTGCTCTGTGTGGACAAGGTCATGAAACTCCGGCCTGACGAACCCAAATATTTGGTGGCCTGA